The nucleotide sequence GCAGCGTAGGAAACCGCTCGATAAACCGATTAAAATACGGAATGACCGTATCTACCCGCGTTTGCTGCAGCATAATTTCCGAAACCCAAATATGATAAGGATCCCCGCTACCTCGCCATGGCAAATCACGCTGCTCTCTCTGATACCATTTAAGTAGCTCCGTGCTGAAGTAACGTCGATTGTTGTCATCATAAGCTTGTACGCTCATCTCTTTCTCCTTCTTGCGATCTCTATGCGTCTTCTGCCATCGATGCAACCCTCATTCTGCGATAGCGGCTTGGCGTCATCCCCGTGTGGGATTTGAACATTCTTGAGAAATGATAGATTTGCATCCCTACCTGATTAGCTACCTTCGATACATTACAATCAGGACGAGCGAGCAGGCTCTTAGCAGTTTCAATTCTCCGATGTATGACATATTGAATCGGCGAATAGCCGAGAATATTCTTGAACATGGCGATAAAATAGTTCGGGTGCAAATAAGCTTGTTTAGCTAAATCCTCCACCGTAATATTGTCTGAGATATGATCATCGATATAGCGAATGACAGCGTCAATCTTTTGCAAATCCTGTGTAGGACAGTCCTCAGTTGCATGAATCGTAATCTGTTCGAGGTATATGCTGAGCAGCTCTAGCATGACGGACTTCACTCGTAATTGCGAGGTGAGCTGCGGATATTGTTGTAGCATGATTACACGGTCAAATAAACCCGATACAACTTCTAGATCGGGAACTAGGAAGTTATTCGGAAGCTGTAGACTTCGAAAAAGTTCACGATCCTCATAGCTTTGCCGGTAATGGCACCACTTTAGCTCCAATATTTTACCGGGTTCGACAGAGACTCTATGCACGATTCCGCTTAACATAATAACCATCTTGCCGGGCATCAAATCAATTTCACCATCTTGCAAAATAAGCTTTCCTTCTCCATCTTCAACAAAAAACAGACGATTACACTCTAGATTCCACTCTTTCTGGATACCAGCGTTGCGTCCGAAATGTTTTTCACCTGAATCTAATACTTCGATTTGCATTTGTTCCAGATGTTTCATCATGATTGATACGTAGGTCTGAGTCATTGTCGCCCCTTCTCGCCCATTTGTTCAACTAATAGTCATTCATGGGCTAATTCCTCAACAATTGCTGTTGCTGCCGCCAAAGATCGTTCATGGGTGATCGCAATATGTACGACGCACCGTTCTTTTTGAAGCCCAAGTCGGGTTAAAGCTGCTTCAGATAGTTCACAGATTGGCTTGCCTTGCTCGTTTCGAGTTACTTCAACATCATGAAACCCAACGATTGTACCAATGCCACAGCCTAACGCTTTGACTACAGCTTCTTTGGCTGCAAATCTGCCCGCAACAAATTCAATCTCTCTTTTTGCTGACATTTCACTTAATCTTGCTTGTTCACTTGGTGTTAATATACGTGCAATAAATTTATCCTTGCCCGTTCCAGAGAGCACGGATGCGATCCGATCCAGTTCGACGACATCAAGACCTACACCACGTATCATCGCTCGCGTTAAATGCCTGGGATTGCTAGTCGCTTATGCTCTGTTCGAGCATAGTGCTTCTCTAGCGTTTCCCTTGCTTTCGGATTAATGGCTTTACCTTCTAAGTAATCGCTGTTCTCCTCATAGGTGACACCTAGCTCGGCTTCATCCGTTTGTCCAGCCCATAAGCCTGCAGTTGGTGCTTTATCAATCACTTCGGCAGGTACACTCAGCCTTCTGGCAAGCTGACGTACTTGACGCTTATTTAAGCTGCTTAACGGTGTAACATCGACAGCACCATCTCCCCACTTCGTGAAGAAGCCTGTTAATGCCTCCGACGCATGATCTGTACCGACAACTAGTAAGTTAAGGTCGAAGGCTAGCGCATACTGAACGACCATCCGCATTCGCGCCTTCACATTCCCTTTGCCTCCGCGACTCATATGACGATGAATTCCGAGCGCTTTGAAAGCATACTCCGTCTCAATCGCCACCTCATCTACTGCTTCCTCGATGTTTGTTTCCACTTTATGCTCGAGTTCGAACGCCTCAGCTACTGCATAGCTATGCGCAATATCTTCTTGCTCTCCATAGGGTTGGAATACACCGAGAGTCATATAGGGCTTTCCCGTCTCATTTGACAATTCGTCCGTAGCTTGTTTGCACAAGCCTGCCGCCACTGCACTATCTACCCCACCACTGATCGCAATGAGCAAGCCTGATGACCCTGCCTGCTTCACCAGCTTTTTCAAAAAATCGACTCGACGTCGAATCTCATCATCCACATCAATTGTTGGCTTAACCCCAAGCTTTGCGATGATCTCATGCTGCAGGCTCATCTGCTTTCCCCCTCATAAGACTCGACTATAAGTAAATAAAAAGCATCTCATGAAGACGGCAAACTCGGCCGTACCTCAGAGATGCTTAAGGATTATCGGCAATAACGATCAAAGGCAGCCGTTAAGTCCGCCGAGATATCATCCGCACTGCGGTTTTCAATCTGATGGCGCTCGATGAAGTGAACAAGCTCTCCGTCCTTAAAAAGTGCAATCGATGGTGAAGACGGTGGATAAGGCATAAAGTATTCGCGCGCCTTAGCTGTCGCTTCTTTATCTTGTCCCGCGAACACAGTGAACAAGTGATCCGGTGTTACTTCGTTCTGCAGCGCTGTTGCAACGCCTGGACGACATTGTCCAGCTGCACATCCACATACAGAGTTGATGACTACTAACGCTGTTCCGGATGCATTTGGAAGGTTCTCTTCCACCTGCTCTGGTGTTGTTAATTCTTGAATCCCAATCCGCGTAAGCTCATCACGCATCGGTTGAACCATATCCATCATATATCTTTCGAATGACATCGACATAACTATGCCGCCTCGCTTTCTTAATTACAGGTTTTGCGGGTATTTCCGCTACTTACTATTATACAGTGCAGTCGTTCCGTCCGTCAAAATGATAAAGCAAAACCGTAGAAGATTATATGCTACCATTTAACGACCATATCTCACTCATAGCGGACATGAGAGACCTTATTTGCTTCAATACGACCATATCTCACTCATAGCGGACATGAGAGACCTTATTTGCAATAAATTATGCATTTTAGACGCTAGAAACCGCAAATAAGGGCTTTGGCGTCCGATCAATACTCAAAAACCCCTTAAATCGCCAAATAGCGTCTCTCATGTCCGCTATGAAGTCATCTATGTTATAGGGGTCCTACTACGCTGGAGATCCTTTACACAGACATGTAGAAGAGAATCGACAATTTTACTTGCTAGGCGCACCTAAATAAGACTCTTCGCAATATCGCGAAGAGCCTTATTCAATCTCCTATGGCTCGTCTAGCACTTCAGGCAAAAAGTACAACTCCTCATCTTCCCATTCCTCTGAATGAGAAGATGCTTGCTCCTGAACCAATCTTTGTCCCCAGACGAACGGCTCCCGCTGACCCCGGATGTCGCGGTTATCCTCCCGAAAATCATTTCCAAGCGGATTGAGCTCCAACTCGTCGCGTCCTACAACTGGCTGCATGCCCACGTATGGGGGAAGGCTATCGTTACTCATGCCAATAGCTTCGCGATTAACGCTTATGTCGCCGGACGGTTAGGACCGTCTAGCTTTTTATCAATTCCCGGGGATTCTTGCTTGGCATTGGCTTCTGACCTTTGTCCTGGACCTGATCGTCGTTGTTTTTGTGACATGGAAGTTACCTCCTCGAGTGGTTGAATCCCCCATAGTCTGCCCATTGGATTAGTTGTTATCCATTTATTTTTAAGCAAACACGTTTATAATGATAAGACAACTATTCAATATGAGGACAAAGAGGTTTAATGCGATGAGCTATGATGTGATCGTTATCGGGGGCGGGTCTGCCGGTCTGATGGCAAGTATTGCGGCAAGTGAGCAGGGCTCGAAGGTTCTGCTTTTAGATAAAAGCGACAAGCTAGGACGAAAGCTCGGTATCTCTGGCGGTGGACGCTGCAACGTCACGAATGCCAAAGAATTGGACGAGCTTATTAAACATATTCCGGGTAACGGACGGTTTTTGTATAGCGCGCTTGCAACTTTCGGTAATCAGGAGATCATTCGATTTTTCGAGAACCTCGGAATTGCGCTGAAGGAAGAGGATAATGGCAGAATGTTCCCAGTCACCGATCGTGCCAAAACCGTCGTAGACGCCTTAGTCAATCAAGTGCGTGCCCATGGAGTGCACATTCGCGAAAATGTTCCAGTCCAGGAGGTTCTCTATAAAGATGGTCGGACGAGTGGCATTCGGTTGACAACTGGCGAAACGATTAGCGGAAAATGTATCATCGTTGCTGTTGGAGGTAAATCAGTCCCTCATACAGGGTCTACAGGTGACGGATATGCTTGGGCAGAACAAGCAGGACATACGATTACTGAGCTTTTTCCAACTGAAGTGCCATTAACATCTAAAGAATCGTTTATTCGCAGTCGGGAATTGCAGGGATTATCATTAAGAGATGTGACCTTATCCGTTTGGAACAGCAAGGGTAAAAAAATCATTAGCCACGAGGGCGATATGATCTTCACCCACTTTGGCCTCTCGGGACCGATCGCATTGCGTTGCAGTCAATTCGTTGTTAAGCAATTGAAGCAAAGTGGCGGTGGCACTGTATGCGTAACGATTGACTTAATGCCTAAATATAGCGTCGACGAGTTCTTCGCCCACACTTATTCACTCGCAAAGCAAGAGAATAAAAAAGCGATCAAAAATGTGCTAAAAAGCGTGCTGCCTGAACGACTGCTACCGACAATGATGAGTATGTCAGGCTTGCAAGAGGATTTAACCTATGACAATATCCCAAAGCTGGCATGGATGAAGCTGGCTGAAGTTGCGAAGGCATTTCCTGTGCAGGTGAATGGAACACTTTCCATAGAAGAAGCATTCGTTACAGGTGGTGGTGTGAACTTGAAGGAGATCGACCCGCGCACTATGGCATCGAAGCTAATGAACGGACTATATTTTGCAGGAGAAGTATTGGACATTCATGGTTATACGGGTGGCTACAATATTACTGCAGCATTTTCCACAGGGTACACTGCGGGGAAAAGTGCCTCTGAAGAGGCGCTTAATTAATAAAAAACCTCCTTCTTGTTACCGGCAAGAAGGAGGTATCGAAAAAAGGGAGGCTCCCTTAATTCTCATTTCATTGTAGCCTATTTTACAATTAGCGGAAAGTTTGGAGTTGTTCGTTTAGTACTTTCGTATTAGCATACACATTTTGATAGATTGGAAATAATTTCGCATAGCGCTCACTAGTTTCTGGATTCGGGCTATAGGTGCGTGCATGCTTGACGAACACTTCACCGCACGCATCAAGACTAGGGAACCAGCCACAGCCGAATGCTGCAAGCATCGCCGCTCCTAGACCCGGACCTTGCTCATTCTCTAGCGCGACCACATCCGCTTGGAAAATATCCGCTTGCATTTGAAGCCAAACCGGATTTTTCGCACCGCCACCTATCGACACGATAGTGTCAACCTGTTTCCCTGCTGCACGGAACATCGCAATTGACTCATTGAGAGAGAATGTAATTCCTTCCATGACCGCCTTGGCAAAATGCGCCCTAGTGTGACTGCCATCCATCCCAATAAAGCTTCCCCGTATGTTAGCGTCAGGATGGGGCGTCCGTTCTCCGACGAGATAAGGCGTAAACAGCAATCCACCCGATCCTGCTGGAACATCCTCGATACCAGACAGTAATTGATCGTAGGATTCACCCTTGGCGAAAGTATTCCTGAACCAACTTAAAGAATATCCCGCTGCAAGTGTAACTCCCATCGCATAAAAGGCATCTGGCTTGCCATGGTTAAAGAAGTGAACCTTCCCCTCATAATCGGAAGATGCATCTCCCTCGTACGTAAGAATTACACCCGATGTACCAATGCTGCATAGCGTAAGACCTGGTGATAGAATGCCTGCACCAATCGCTCCGCAAGCATTGTCCGCGCCCCCAGCGAATACTTTCGTATTTGTGCTGAGTCCAGTTACTTCTGCAACTTCAGATGTTAAATTACCGACTAAGCCGCTCGCTTCAATCAATGGAGGACAAAGACCCGCAGAAAGCTCGAATGCTCTTAACACCTCGTCACTCCACTGCCGATTCGCGACATCGAGCAGCAATGTGCCCGCTGCGTCCGACAAGTCCATATGGACTTCGCCAGTTAACCGGAGACGCAAGTAATCCTTCGGCAAAAGAAACTTAGTTGCTCTCGCAAACGCCTCTGGCTCATGCTCTTTCACCCATAGCAATTTGGGTAATGTAAAGCCCTCTAGCGCAGGGTTTCTTGTTACTGTCAGGAGCAGGTTACCAAGCTTGCGCTCAATCAACCGACATTGCTCCGTTGTACGTGTGTCGTTCCAAAGTATAGCTCTACGAATCGGACGAAGCTGCTGATCGAGCAAAACTAGACCGTGCATTTGCCCCGAAAAACTCATTCCTTCGATATCGTCGGCTTTTACACCCGATTGCTGAACTAGGTCGCGGAGCGCATCAATTGTTCCCGTAACCCAATCCTCGGGCTCTTGTTCACTCCAACCCGACTTCTCATGATAAAGCGGATATTCGCGCGAAGCTTCTGCTTTGACGACACCATTGCTACCAATAAGAAGCGTCTTTACAGCGCTCGTTCCCAAATCTACGCCAATGACATATTTCATAGGAAGCTCCTCTTATACGCTGAAAATAATATCGTTAAGTGTAGCCTTAATCTGCTCAAGACGTGCAGACTCGTTTTTGATCGGTTGCGCTTGAAGCACATACGCTTCCAACGACTTCAATGTTGCTTTACCGGACACAATATCTGCACCGATGCCTTCCTTGAAGCTACGGTAACGGAAATCTGTAATATTTTCAAACACACGCTCTTCGATCAGCTTTGCCGCTGCTTTTAAACCACGTGCATAAGTATCCATCCCTGCGATGTGTGCGAAGAACAAATCATCATCTTCGAACGACGAGCGACGTACCTTCGCATCAAAGTTTACGCCACCGCGACCGATGCCACCTTCGTTGCTCAAAATTTCGAACATTGCAAGCGACGTCGATACGAGATCTGTCGGGAATTCATCTGTATCCCAGCCGAGTAGCATATCCCCTTGGTTCGCATCAATCGAACCGAGCATGCCGTTAATGCGTGCGAACCGAAGCTCATGCTCGAAAGTATGACCCGCAAGCGTCGCATGGTTTGCTTCGATATTAAATTTGAACTTATCTTTCAGACCATAGTTTTGCAAAAATGACATCGCAGTTTGCACGTCAAAGTCGTATTGGTGTTTGGATGGCTCTTTCGGTTTCGGCTCAATTAAAAACTGTGCATCGAAGCCGATTTCCTTCGCATAATCTACAGCCATGTTGAGGAAACGACCCAAATTATCAAGCTCAAGCTTCAAGTCTGTGTTGAGCAACGACTCGTAGCCTTCGCGGCCACCCCAGAATACGTAGTTTTCTGCACCGAGCTCTTTACCAACTTCTAGCCCTTTTTTCAATGTTGCTGCAGCGTATGCGAACACTTCTGCATTGTTCGTCGTACTTGCACCATGGACATAGCGTGGATTTGTGAACAGATTAACTGTGTTCCATAATAGCTTCTTGCCCGTAGACTTCTGGTAGTCCTTCAGCATTGCAACGATGACATCTAGGTTTTTGTTCGTTTCAGCAAGCGTCGCGCCTTCTGGTGCGATGTCTGCATCGTGGAACGCATAGAATGGAACTTGAAGCTTATCTAGCAATTCGAAGTTCGCCTCTACACGAGCTTTAGAGCGATCAAGCGGAGATAGTGAATCCCAGCTGCGGACTGCTGTACCTGCACCGAAAGGATCACCGCCATTCGCATTGAACGTATGCCAGTACGCAACTGCGAATCTTAAGTGCTCCTCCATTGTTTTACCGAAAATAACCTCTTTAGGATTGTAGTGCTTGAATGCAAACGGGTTTTTCGAATCACGACCCTCATATTGGATCTTAGGCACATTAGGAAACTTACTCACTCGTTATTCCTCCTTGTAAGCGTTATCTTATTGATATTATGAAATCAGAATAACATGATTAACTTAGTTTGTCTATTGGATAAACAAAGTTTTTGTTACTTTTGTGCTCAAGAACAAATGTGGATTTTTGTATCCTCTATTCGAACGCACAGACAATTCACTTTTACACACATAGACTAGCATGGTGATGAACAATCACAATAACTTAGCGGTGGTGATTACTGTGAGTTGTGCTGTTGGTCATGGAGGTATGGGTGCTGCTGCATTTGTGCTTGTTCTTTTCATACTTCTTGTTATTATCCTACGTGCAGGAACTGGAATTTACTAATAACAAATAAGGTGTTCAATATGCTTTGCCCCATTCTGAGCAGCCACATGATGGGGCTTTTCTTTTTTTATTATTAACATATCTTGCACACTTAGTTTATCTACCCAATAAACAAAATTTAGCAGGAGTAGATTGTGCTATACTAGAACCATCTATATTTGCAAAGGAGTCGCTACTTCACTTATGACGACACCAACAGGTGATCAGGCGTTAATAAAACGTATAAATACAGCCATCGTGCTCGAGTCGATTTTACGAGGGGCTCCGCTTTCACGTGCTCAAATTTCTGAACAAACAGGACTCAATAAGGCTACAGTATCTAGTCTTGTTCAGGATTTAATTGATCAGTCACTTGTAAAAGAGATCGGTCGTGGTGAATCGAGTGGTGGTCGTAAACCTGTAATGCTTGAGTTCATTGCCACAGCAGGCTATGCGATCGGACTTGATCTAGGAGTAAACTATATTCGTGGCGTCGTTACGAATATTCGAGGTGAAGTCGTCGTGGAACGAACGTCCTCTCTTCGGCATATTGAACCAGACTTTGTCATTAACTCGCTATGCGACATGATTGACGATTTGATCAGCGCTGCGCCCGCACAAGGTCCCTACGGTTTCGTTGGGATCGGCATTGGTGTGCCGGGAATTGTGGATGACAGTGGTAGCATTTTATTCGCCCCTCACCTTCAGTGGCGTGATATTCCTCTCTGTCGAATGATCTCCGAGCGTTATTCGATACCCGTCACAATAGATAACGAAGCAAACGTAGGTGCACTAGGTGAGCAAAAATACGGTGCCGGTCACCAAATTTCAAATTTGATTTATGTCAGCGTTGGCATGGGGATCGGAACAGGTCTAATTTTGAATCGCACACTGTACAAGGGCACTTCCGGATACTCTGGAGAGATGGGACATCTTACTGTGGATGCACACGGCAAGCCTTGCAACTGTGGCAATCGTGGCTGTTGGGAGAAGTATGCTTCTGAACAGTCGTTGTTAGAAGATGCTGAGAAGCTCGGATTCGATAGCTTGGAAAGTCTAATCGTTGCCGCTGAGGAAGGAAATAACGATGTGCTCGCATTGTTCGCGAAAATAGGTGAATATCTAGGTGTCGGGATAACGAACATCGTAAACGTATTCAACCCAGATGCTATCGTTATTGGTAATAGGATGAGCATAGCTCGTCCATGGATTGAGGCCAGTCTGCGCCAGACAGTAGTGCAGCGTGCGCTCGGCTTTCATTTACGGAAAGTACAACTTCTATTCGCCGAGCTTGGCGAACGTTCCGCTATGATGGGAGCTGCCGAGATGGCGATCTCTGGATTTTTTACACGTCTGAAGTCTTCCTAAGGTCGATTTACTCTAAAAGTCTACATAATATCTCAGCCTTCCTCGTAAAATGTCACTATTCAGCACACTAAAAATATGATAAAAATAATCATATACTTATATAGTTAAAGGTACCTTTGCACGACATTCCGATCAACTTAGATAACGGAGGGCGCTTTTACATGAACGATAGACTAGCAGAGATGGCTGAATTACTCAAACTTCTAGGTGACCGAACGCGTCTAGCGATTCTTGGCTTGCTGCAGGAACGTGAGCTATGTGTTGGCGACATTGTGGATATACTAGGCACTAGTCAACCCAATGCAAGCCAACATTTGCGCAAACTAAAAAGCGCCGGCCTCGTTAATGAGAGCAAACGCGGACAATGGGTATTCTATTCACTCAACCTTGATGAATTCCCAGATTTACGCATCTTCCTATCGCAGCTACCAGGGAGAAAAGAGCGACTACAGTCGCTATCTGAGTTACCCTCTAAAAGCTAATTGCACATTCTCTAGTACATAAATCGATGGGGCAAAGATAGGAGCTGTCCCATAAATGAGTTTGCTCACTATACTGACAAATGTGAAAATAGCGGCGTAAGGGAGGTTATCCCACGCCGCTATTTCGTGTTTTCGTTTCGTGCAACAAATTCATGAAGATAAGCTAGTTATAATGTACAAAATACAACGTACTAAAACCAAATTACCCCTGTCCCTTTAATGCCTTCAACCTCTTCATCACATCATTCGTGCCACGTCCAAAGTAATCATGCAATAGCGTGTATTCTTGGTAGAGCTTCTCGTACATTGCGACATTCTCAGGAATTGGCTTGTAGGTTTCTTCACGCACACGTGCCATCGCGCCTGCAGCATCAACAATGCTGTCGTATCCACCATTGGAGCTCCCTGCGGCGACTGCCGCAAACATTGCCGCACCGACGGCAGGTGTTTGCTTGGAATCGGCAATTTTAATTTCGCGATTCGTGACGTCTGCATAGATTTGCATTAACAGGCCATTGCGCTGTGGCAGTCCACCGCAAGCGTATACTTCATGCACCGGCACGCCATTTGAATGAAATGCATCTATAATCTTACGAGTGCCAAATGCGGTTGCTTCCAGCAATGCGCGATACACTTCCTCTGGCTTCGTCAGTAAGGTGTAGCCTACAAGTACTCCCGTTAAATTGGTGTCCACAAGCACTGAACGATTGCCATTCCACCAATCGAGAGCCAATAATCCCGTCTCACCTGGCTTATATTGCATTGCCCGCTCTGTCAGCCATTGGTGCACACTAACCCCATCATTCTCAGCAGCTTCCTTCACATAACCAGGCACTGACTCCTCAACAAACCATTCGAAAATGTCGCCGACCGCCGATTGACCTGCCTCATATCCGAGATAGCCCGGAATGATGCCATCCTCAACGACACCACACATTCCTTCGACCTCAACTTCAGCAGTACCCAGTAACATATGGCATATCGATGTTCCCATCGCCATCACGAGTTTGCCTGGACCAACAACACCTACTGCAGGAACAGCAGCATGTGCATCTACATTGCCGACCGCGATTGCCGTCCCTGCACGAAGACCAATTAACTCAGCCATTGCTGCAGTTAACTCGCCTGCCTTTGTCCCGAGTGCCTCAATATCTCCGCGCAGCTTCGTACCTACGATATTTTCCATTTGAGGATCGAGCGCCTTGAAAAATTCCCGACTCGGATAACCCTCTTGCTTATGCCATATCGACTTATAACCCGCTGTACAACTATTGCGCACAAATTGCCCTGTCAACTGCGAAATAACCCAGTCGGTAGCCTCAGTAAACAAGTCAGTCGCTTCATACACGTCTGGCGCTTCATTGACGATCTGCCATATCTTCGCGATCATCCATTCTGAAGAGATTTTTCCACCGTAACGTGGTAGAAATTTCTCTCCCCGCTCAGCAGCAATCGCATTCAATCTGTCTGCTTCATCTTGGGCAGCATGGTGCTTCCATAGCTTGACCCAGCTATGCGGATTGTTTTGCCACTCAGGCTTAAAACAGAGCGGGACTCGATCCTCGTCAACAGGCAGCATCGTGCATGCCGTAAAATCAATAGCAAGTCCGATCACGTCTCCCACGTCAATTCCAGACGCTTTAATAACGGCTGGCACGGATCTACGCAACACTTCTATATAATCATCGGGATGCTGCAATGCCCAATCATGACCAAGCATTTGACCAGAAGTCGGCAGCTTTTCATCAATCACTCCATGCGGATAAGGCGTCACATGATCTGCGATCTCTGCTCCATTCGACAAATCAACAAGTACTGCGCGACCGGACTGCGTCCCATAATCCACACCAATCGTATATTTCCGACTCACTTAATATCGCCTCCAGGTTGACCATAATAGGCATTCGCCCCATGCTTGCGCAAATAGTGCTTATCCAGCAATGGCTGAGACATCGGCTGCACTTCTGCTTTTAACTGACAAGTATGATAAGCCATCTTTGCCACTTCCTCTAGCACAACGGCGTTATGCAACGCATCCATCGCATCTTTCCCCCATGCGAATGGCGCATGACTGTTCACGAGCACACCCGGCACTTGATCCGGATTTACTTTGCTAAACGTCTCCACAATCACATTGCCCGTCTCTGCTTCATAAGCGCCATTAATCTCAGCTTCAGTCATCTGCCTAGTACACGGAATCGTTCCATAGAAGTAATCCGCTTGTGTCGTTCCGAGCGCTGGAATGCCTTGACCGGCCTGTGACCATACTGTCGCCCATGGAGAATGGGTATGTACGATACCGCCAATATTTGAAAAAGAACGATAGAGAACTAGATGCGTCGGTGTATCTGAAGAGGGACGCAAAGTACCTTCAACTACTCGACCATTCAAATCGAGCACAACCATATGCTCGGGCTTGAGCTCCTCATAGGGTACACCGCTTGGTTTAATGACCATTAACTGCGAAGCACGATCGAATCCGCTCACATTTCCCCAAGTAAAGGTGACTAGCCCATATTTGGGTAGTTCTGCATTCGCACGACACACCTGCTCTTTAAGTTGTTCTAACAAGTTAAACACTGCTCCTTTCCTACATTAACACTATGTGTACATATCATTTCAACCCCAATTATACACTTGTACGTACATGTATGTCGATAGTAAGCTCGCAATTTTGCAAGCTCGACGTACATACTTATTGCACAGGTGCTGTAGATTGACGAACGACTAATTGTGGCGAATATAGCTTCATTTGGCTAGGAGCTTTAGAGCCTTTATCCAGCAAGGAAATCAACATCTCTGCTGCTTGCTCACCGAGTAAAGACTTAGGATGCTCAACTGTCGTCAGCTTCACTTCCGTTGCGGTTGCCAAATAAGAATCATCGTAGCCGACAATTGATAATTGCTCAGGCACACTCACTTCATATTTCCTAATCACATCGAGCAACGACACAGCCAACTGATCGTTGTAGCATACAATCGCGGTTGGCGGTTCTGCAGATTGTAGCATTTCACCGAGAGCGGTATGAGGTCGTTCTTCTTTATCCTCTGTTCGATAACGAATCAACAACTCATGGTCGACCGACAACCCTAGCTCTCGAAAGCCGCGCATAAACCCTTTCATCCGTGCAACGCCCTGCAAATCATCTGTTTTGAAAAAAGCTGCAATACGCCGATGGCCAAGCTCTAGCAAATGATTGACTGCAAGCCATCCGCCTGCTTCATCGTCCATCATGACGGAGGAGCAATCCAAATCCGGATACCGCTCATTGATCATGACGAGTGGTATACCATGATCCTCTAACGCAAAATAATTATCGAAATTCGGATTTCCCTCTGCGCTTTTTGTTGGCTCGACAATGAGTCCACACACCGAATGGCTCAGCATCATCTCGATGCTTTCACGCTCGCGATCTTTACGATTGTCTGTGCTCGAAATGAGCAAGCGGTAACCATGCTCCTTCAATGTAGCTTCTACCCCTCGAACAATCGATGGGAAAATATAGTCCGAAATATACGTGGTCACAATCCCGACTGTTCGGTTGCCCGTTGCGCTTCTTCGCTCTCCCGTATTCCGACTAACGAACGTCCCCTTCCCTTGCTCACGAGCTAGCCACCCTTCCGA is from Candidatus Cohnella colombiensis and encodes:
- a CDS encoding NAD(P)/FAD-dependent oxidoreductase, with amino-acid sequence MSYDVIVIGGGSAGLMASIAASEQGSKVLLLDKSDKLGRKLGISGGGRCNVTNAKELDELIKHIPGNGRFLYSALATFGNQEIIRFFENLGIALKEEDNGRMFPVTDRAKTVVDALVNQVRAHGVHIRENVPVQEVLYKDGRTSGIRLTTGETISGKCIIVAVGGKSVPHTGSTGDGYAWAEQAGHTITELFPTEVPLTSKESFIRSRELQGLSLRDVTLSVWNSKGKKIISHEGDMIFTHFGLSGPIALRCSQFVVKQLKQSGGGTVCVTIDLMPKYSVDEFFAHTYSLAKQENKKAIKNVLKSVLPERLLPTMMSMSGLQEDLTYDNIPKLAWMKLAEVAKAFPVQVNGTLSIEEAFVTGGGVNLKEIDPRTMASKLMNGLYFAGEVLDIHGYTGGYNITAAFSTGYTAGKSASEEALN
- a CDS encoding BrxA/BrxB family bacilliredoxin encodes the protein MSMSFERYMMDMVQPMRDELTRIGIQELTTPEQVEENLPNASGTALVVINSVCGCAAGQCRPGVATALQNEVTPDHLFTVFAGQDKEATAKAREYFMPYPPSSPSIALFKDGELVHFIERHQIENRSADDISADLTAAFDRYCR
- the nadE gene encoding ammonia-dependent NAD(+) synthetase, producing MSLQHEIIAKLGVKPTIDVDDEIRRRVDFLKKLVKQAGSSGLLIAISGGVDSAVAAGLCKQATDELSNETGKPYMTLGVFQPYGEQEDIAHSYAVAEAFELEHKVETNIEEAVDEVAIETEYAFKALGIHRHMSRGGKGNVKARMRMVVQYALAFDLNLLVVGTDHASEALTGFFTKWGDGAVDVTPLSSLNKRQVRQLARRLSVPAEVIDKAPTAGLWAGQTDEAELGVTYEENSDYLEGKAINPKARETLEKHYARTEHKRLAIPGI
- a CDS encoding AraC family transcriptional regulator, whose product is MTQTYVSIMMKHLEQMQIEVLDSGEKHFGRNAGIQKEWNLECNRLFFVEDGEGKLILQDGEIDLMPGKMVIMLSGIVHRVSVEPGKILELKWCHYRQSYEDRELFRSLQLPNNFLVPDLEVVSGLFDRVIMLQQYPQLTSQLRVKSVMLELLSIYLEQITIHATEDCPTQDLQKIDAVIRYIDDHISDNITVEDLAKQAYLHPNYFIAMFKNILGYSPIQYVIHRRIETAKSLLARPDCNVSKVANQVGMQIYHFSRMFKSHTGMTPSRYRRMRVASMAEDA
- the acpS gene encoding holo-ACP synthase, with the translated sequence MIRGVGLDVVELDRIASVLSGTGKDKFIARILTPSEQARLSEMSAKREIEFVAGRFAAKEAVVKALGCGIGTIVGFHDVEVTRNEQGKPICELSEAALTRLGLQKERCVVHIAITHERSLAAATAIVEELAHE
- the xylB gene encoding xylulokinase, whose translation is MKYVIGVDLGTSAVKTLLIGSNGVVKAEASREYPLYHEKSGWSEQEPEDWVTGTIDALRDLVQQSGVKADDIEGMSFSGQMHGLVLLDQQLRPIRRAILWNDTRTTEQCRLIERKLGNLLLTVTRNPALEGFTLPKLLWVKEHEPEAFARATKFLLPKDYLRLRLTGEVHMDLSDAAGTLLLDVANRQWSDEVLRAFELSAGLCPPLIEASGLVGNLTSEVAEVTGLSTNTKVFAGGADNACGAIGAGILSPGLTLCSIGTSGVILTYEGDASSDYEGKVHFFNHGKPDAFYAMGVTLAAGYSLSWFRNTFAKGESYDQLLSGIEDVPAGSGGLLFTPYLVGERTPHPDANIRGSFIGMDGSHTRAHFAKAVMEGITFSLNESIAMFRAAGKQVDTIVSIGGGAKNPVWLQMQADIFQADVVALENEQGPGLGAAMLAAFGCGWFPSLDACGEVFVKHARTYSPNPETSERYAKLFPIYQNVYANTKVLNEQLQTFR